TTGAAGACTGAGCGGGCCGCGTAATTCTCTTCTTTGGCCTTCTTAAAGTAATGATCTCGGGGGTTGTAAGTCATGGCGCGCACTATATCAGACTCCCCGGGTTGAAAAAAGCACCCTTTAGGGCTATTCTCCCAAATGTAAGAATTATCAAGGGGTTCTCATGGAAATCGCACTGGTGATGGGTCTGTTTTTTCTGGTTTGTACGATGATCTTCGTGTTCATCGCGATTTTCTTACCAGAATGGGTCGGCATCACCGGCAAGAAAGCCCACGAGGTTATGCGCGAGCACGTTGAGTCCCCGCCCCAGGATAGCAAAGCCTCCGAAGAAGAGTCTTCCAAAGAAGAAACTCCTAAAAACTAGGCATCGAGCTCGCGGACCTTCCACAGAAGGGCCCCGCCAGCTAGGAACAGCACCAAAAGGCCCATCATGCCGTAGCGGTGCTCACCTGTCAGGTACACCGTCCAACCAACAATGAGTGGACCCAAGATCGAAGCAAACTTACCCACCAAATTGAAAAGTCCAAAGTACTCGCCGCTGGATTCGCGCGGGATCATTTGCGCAAAGAAGCTGCGGCTTAAAGACTGCATGCCCCCTTGGAACATGCCGATGAAAATCGCCAGCACATAGAAGTGCCAGTCTTTGCTCATCTGAGTCGCAAGAACCACCGTGATTGCATAGGCTCCCACGCACATCAAGATCGGCTTACGGAGGCCAAAGCGATGTGTAACCGTACCGAAAGCCCATGCGCAGGGGAATCCCACGAACTGAGTGATCAGCAACGCAATCATCAGATTCTGCGCGCCAAGGCCAATCGCCACACCATAATCCACCGCCATCGTCATCACCGTGTAAACGCCGTCGATAAAGAGCCAGTATGATAGTACGAAATAGAAAAGATTTTTGTGGCGAACGAGATCCTTCATCGTGCGCAACAAGCTTGCGAAACTCAGGCTCATCATTTGACCGAAAGAGCCTTTAAATTCTGAGCGCGGCTCTGGCACATTTTTCATGAGTGGGAAAGTAAAGATGAACCACCACACACTCACCGTTAGGAAAGAAAACTTCACAGCCCCCTCTTTGCCTTCAAACCCGAACTTCTCTGGGAAAAGGAGCATGATCACGTTGATTAAAAACAAAATCCCGCCGCCCAGGTAACCAAGGGCATAACCCACCGAAGAGGCGTAATCGAGTTTACGGCCCTCTGCCACGTAAGGCAGGAGCGAATCATAGAAAACGCAGCTCGCGTTAAAGGCCATCATCGAGATGCCATACGCAAGAATCGCCGGCCACCAGTCGCCTTGGCCGATAAAGTAAAGCCAGCCGCAACTTACCACGCCGAGGAGCATAAACAGAAAAAGATAAAGTTTTTTGTGAGATCGCAAATCTGCGACAGCCCCAAGGATGGGACTCAGCATCGCAATCACGAGACTAGAAACCGAGATCGCCGTTCCTAAACGATTGGTGGTGAGTGTAGAGTCAGCCCCTGCGCTCCAGTATTTTTGGAAGAAGAGCGGGAAGAATCCCGCCATCACTGTGGTCGCATAAGCACTATTGGCCCAGTCATACAGGGCCCAGCTAAAGACTTTTTTATCTTTGATCATGTCAAAGATCAAAACATGGAAAAGTCAGCGAATCAACCTATCGAGGCAAGTTCACGCAGCTTCCGCCGCCCTGCTTTGCAAAATAGCAGACGATGCCCTTCTCGTCGTCGATCACACGGGTGTAATCACCGCTGATCTTTACTTTGAAGCCTTTGCTTGCCGCCGCTGGCTTACGGCCATCGGCTTTCGCGTGCTTTGCTGTCTTCTTTTTATTAGCCGCATAAGTTGCCGGGGTCGCAAAGCAAAGCCCTAACGCAACGATCGCAGCCATCAACTGAGCTGTTTTCATAAAATCTCCTCACACAGCAAGCTCTTCGTCCTAAAGGCCAGATAACATTACAGCTCCATATCGTAATAATACGAATCTGATTTATTTTCTGGATAGAGCAGTCATTCCATCTCAGAAGGACACATTTTCTGTCTCAGTTTATGACGAGAACATCATTCGACTCTGCCATCTGTTTTTCTGAAAATGCTGCTATCAGGAGGATTCTTATGGAAACAACTCAAACCCCACAGACACGCAAAGCCCGCAGCGTCCCTAAAATTCCGCTGCCAAAAACATCACGACATCTCAACAATCTTCTGGAGTGGCTCGCCCATCCGACAACCCGCAATTTAAAAAACGTCCCGCACCATTATTCGCGCGATGCTTTCTTTAAAGATCCGTTCACCGAGATTTATACAGCGGCCGAAATTCAAAAATATTATGAGCACACACTGTCGCGCTTGAGCGACGTGCGCTTTGTTTTTGAAAACATCATGGAGGAAGACAAGCAAGCCTTTGTCACCTGGGTGATGACCGCACGATTTATGGGCCGTGAGTTCTCGGTTCAAGGAACTTCGCATTTGAAATTCGATGCCAGCGGCCTCTGCGAATACCATCGCGATTACTTCGATCTCTCTGAAGAGATTTATGAGCAGCTGCCGCTTTTAGGTTATTTGTTCCGCGGTCTGAAACGCGTTTTAAACTAAACGTCGTCAAAATTCTGACATCGTCAAAATTACGTCGGCAAAGACGCCAACAAACGGGTCTTTGCCGAATTTTTTTCTGAGTCATTCCCATCACTTGCGGACTGCCTCGACGCAAGTCTGCTGAGCACCGTGTTTGCTGCAAATCCCCCCTGTAAGGGGGATGAATGAATCTGAAAACCACACTGGCGACTCTCGGAGTTTTTTTACTGCTCACGGCGAATATCAGCTGCGCCAATAAACAGGAAAGCCCAAACCCAAATCAAGAACCCGCAAAATATAATGTCCTTCCCGGTTATGATGCGTATCCCCTGGCCTGGGAAAGCCAAAAGAGCGACGGCAAAGATTGGACGAATTATCTTTTCGAGCTGATCCAACAACAAGCGCCGGAGCTGATCCAAGGCGCTGACGATGTCACTCTCTTTTGCCCGCGCTACTTTAGCCTCACCACCAATGAAAGAGTCAACTTCTGGGGCCTTTTAGTTTCTGGCATCGTGAAGTACGAAAGCAGCTTTGATCCCACAAGCCGTATGCGCGAAACCACGATGGGCACGGATCCAGTCACGGGCAAACCGGTGTATAGCGAAGGTTTGATGCAGCTTTCTTATCAAGATGGCCGCAACTACGAATTCTGTGATCAGTTCGACTGGAACGCCGACAAACACCTTGATCCTGCGGATCCTCGCAAAACCATCTTAGACCCCTATAAAAACCTCCAGTGCGGAGTGAAAATTCTAGCCCTCCAAGTCCGCAACAGAAACCGCATTACCCTCTCTAAAGGGGTTTATTGGGCCGTGATCCGCACCGACGGTAAAACCAACAAGATTGCGCAAATCTCTGCGTTGACCAAAAAGATGCCTGGCTGTACAAACTAGATACTTAAAACCAGGATTTGCTATGACTAAAACGCGCCAAAAAGAACTGAAAAACTTCTCCCTCGGATCAGACAAAACGGAGTACCCACAAACGTATTCTCCAGAGCTTTTGGAAGCCTTTGATAATAAGAATCCTGGTAAAGTTGCTTGGACGAGCTTCGTCTGCACGGAGTTCACAAGCCTCTGCCCTAAAACCGGCCAGCCTGATTTTGCGAAGATCTTCATCAACTACATCGCTGATGAAAAGATGGTCGAATCTAAATCTTTGAAGCTGTATCTCTTTAGCTACCGTAATCATGGCGACTTCCACGAAGACTGCGTTCAGAAAATCTGCGACGACCTCGTGAAACTGATGAAGCCAAAGTACATCGAAGTCATCGGTGAGTTCACTCCACGTGGCGGTATTGCGATCTATCCTTTTGCGAGCTACGCGAATAAAGAGAAAACGTTCCGTTCCCTTTACGAGAACCGCCTTGCTGGGTACGCTCCTGGCAAATACAGCATGGAACTTTCAAAACTGTACTAAGTTCAAGCCTTAGGCCCAGTAAACAGCCAATTCTAGCCTTAAGACTCCCTGCAGGACACCGATGTGTACAACATGTCCTGCACCAAGATGTTATTCATTACGGCTAGCGCTCTGCTTTTCCTCTTCATTGGAAAACCGGTCGCCTTTGCACAAGATATAGAACCCGATTTCTCTAACTTCGATGATCCGAACGCAAAACCCGTGAAGAAAGCTAAATCAGTCACTGAAGCAGAACCGCCATGTCTGACTTGTAATACCAGCCATCCAAAGCCGAAGAATCTCACCGACAACGAAGCCGTCGCTAAAGCAGGAATGAATCAAAATAAAAAAACAGCGGCAAAAAAATCTCAATCACAAAGAAAGCAAGTGGAATGTATCACTTGCAATGCTGAGAAAGAGCCTGAATACCCGAAGGGGAAAGTCGATAGCTCTTGGAGCCAATTCCCTAAGATCGCCGCTTACAGCAACTCTCCGCAAGTCGCAAAGATGCTGGAGGTTGCTAAACGCAACAAATACTCGACTTCGCATAAACGCTGTTATCGTTTCGTAAAAGGGGCCCTTTGTGGTCTCGATAAGAAAACCGTCCAAGGCACCTCTACTTCAAAATGTGCTCCGGGCTCTATGGTGTCTTCTTATCCTTCAGGCAGCCGCGTTTCTACAAGCAACTCAAGCGCCATTACGACTCTTGAAAGATACGGATTTACAAACTTGCTGACGCATCCTGAAACCAAAGGCTTGATCAAAAATCCTGCGTCGGCTCCGAAGGGTGCGATCCTGATTTATAAAGGTGGTAGAAACGGCGGTCACATCGAGATCAAAACCGGTGTTGGCAGTGACCCGGATTACATTAGCGACTTTAGTGCACCGAATTCAATTCTCCGCAACGACTTGGCAGGCAGAGCCAGCAAAAATTATCAGCTCGTTGGCGTGATGGTAAAGGAAAACCTCTGATGAAAAAACTCACTTTAGTTTTTGCATTTCTGATCTCTTCTTCTGCTTTCGCAGGATTTAAAACTGTCGCTGAAGCCGAGAAAAAATTAGCGACCTATACGGTTGCTGATATTAGAGGCGATGTGAACAGATTGGCTGAGGGCAAGCCGCTAAAGATCGATGAAATCTTCGATGACTTGGACTCTACGGTAGAGCTCTTGAAGAAAGACACTCTCACTGAAGAGTTGGCTCTCCAAATGGAGCGCGCTTGTCTCCTGGCTTCTCTCCACGACCCATCAAACCATGCCATCGAAATCATTCTGCCGGTGTTCATCAAGAACAAAGCCGTCTTCGAAAAAGCGGCCGAGAGCCTCCACCCGGTGGACCGCAAGAACGTGATGGAGCCCATGAGAGATGCTGCCGTCTCTTCTCTGGCAGGCGATAACTAAGCAGAAATTCAATCCATATTAAATCCACGAAGGGCTGTCTCATATTGAGACAGCCCTTTTTTGCTAATCCGTGTACACCTCGTGCACACGCAGACCCGTTTCATTTTGATCTAAGCCCCATTCCGAGCGGCATCCCGTTTGCTTTGTAATACTTACATAGATAGGAACCCTATGAAGAAGTGGTCTGCATTTGTCATTTCATTGATTCTCGTTAGTCAGTCTTGGGCTGAGCTCCAAGGCAATGGCTATCGTGTAGAATCAAACCTCGGAAGCGAGTGTATCGACTGCCAAAATGGCGACTCTCCTATGGATGCGCTTATGCGCTTTACCCAGAATATGAGCGTTATTACTGACGGCGTTCTCGATATTGAGATCATCTCTGATAAATTCAACTACGCAGAAAAGTGCGATAATTTCGCGGCAAAAGAAAATGGCGAGCTCAATAAATGGGGCACCGTTATTACCCGTGAAATCGAAAAGGAGCGCTGCGCTCCCCTCTTAAACCAAGGCCCTCGTGATATTAAGAACTATTGCCCGAATTTCAAAAACATGGATCCGCTTGATAAAAAGGCTCTGTATGTTTTGATTATGGCGGCGATGACTCACTATGAAAGTTCTTGTAACTTCCGCGAGAAAGCTCCGGGTCCGAACGGAACGGCTGCAGGTCTCTTGCAATTGCATAAAGGCAAAGAGCAAAAATACTCTTCTGGCTGCCGTCAAAACGATTCCTTGAATGCCGAGCGCAGTCTTGCTTGCGGCGTTGCCATGGTTTGCGATCAAACGGCCGGTCGTGGAGAGAATCTCTTTAGCTCGGCATCTTATTGGGAAGTTCTCCGTCCCCGTGGTCGTTCGCAAAAAGCGAAAAAGATCATGGCGGCTATTCGTAAGTTCGGTCCTTGTGACCCGGCTTCAGCAAACGCAAAGCGTAACAACAATACAAGAGTCGCACAAAAGTAGCTTAAGCCCTTTTATTTTCATTCAGGGTTTGTTTAATTCTCGGATAGGCTCTAAGCTTAATTCTATGAAAAGCTTTGCAGAATTTTGGCCATTTTATCTTCAAGAGCATTCAAACCCAACCAATCGTAAGCTGCATTTTATCGGCACCTCGTTGGTTCACTTAATCCTTATCTATGCCGTCGTCACTCAGCAGTGGAATCTCCTCTGGATCGTACCGGTGATGGGTTATGGCTTCGCCTGGGTCGGTCATTTCATTATCGAAAAAAACCGCCCTGCGACCTTCAAGCATCCGCTCTGGAGCTTGATGGGAGATTTTAAAATGTTCTACCTCATGCTTTTCGGGAAATTGAAATAGTCATGCAAGATAAAATTCATCACGTTATCAATGAGGCCTCGCAAATTCTGCTGGATAAAAATGCCGAGATTGAAAAATCCGTGATCTGCATTCTGGCTCAAGGGCATTTGCTGATTGAAGACGTTCCTGGGGTTGGCAAAACCACGCTGGTTCAGTTGCTGTCGCGCCTGATGGGCCTGCAGAGTTCTCGCGTGCAATTCACTAACGACCTTTTGCCGGCCGATGTGCTGGGCAATATGGTTTACGATAACGATAAAAAAGATTTTAGTTTTCACAAAGGCCCTGTATTTGCGCAGCTGGTATTAGCGGATGAACTCAACCGCGCCAATCCCCGCACGCAGAGTGCTTTACTGCAAGCGATGGAAGAAAGCGAAGTCACTCTGGACGGAGAGCACTATCCCCTGCCGGAGCCCTTCTGCTTGATTGCGACGCAAAATCCGCGCTCGCAGATCGGGACCTCGCCTTTGCCGGAGAGCCAGCTCGATCGTTTTTTAATGAGCCTTGAACTTTCACACGCCAATCCCCAAGCCGAGATGAAAATCATCCAAGGCATGGATGCGCGTGAAAAACTAAAGTCCGTGAAAGCGGTTTTAAGCGCTCAGGATGTCATCGGCATCCAAAAAGCTGTGAGCGAAGTGCATGTGTCTGAGAAAGTCGCTGCTTATATCAGTGCTTTGCTACAGAAGAGCCGTCAAAAAGGCCACGTGCCGTTGTCTATTCGCGCCGGGATGGCGCTTGCGAAGGCCGGCCGTGCTTGCGCGTTCTTGGATAAACGCGATCATGTATTGCCGGATGATATTCAAAAAATCGCCATCGAGGTTCTTGCTCATCGCTTAGGAAGCATCGAAGGCGTCGCCAAAGGACGGGGGCTTGCCCATGAACTACTTCGCGAAGTTGCGGTCCTCGCCTAGATTCAGGGAAAAACACGAAAAGACCTACATCATGCCGACTCTGTACGGAGTCGCCTTTGGTTTCGTTTGCCTGTTGCTCTTTGGAATTGGTTTTGCCAGTACCAACAATGCGGTTTATTTCTTGTGCTTCTTCATGGTGGCGCTTGGTAGCCAGAGCCTTATTCTTACCAATCGCACCACTGACAAAGTGCAAATCGCGCAGAGCTCAGCTGAAGACTTTTTTGCCGATGAAACCGGCCGCCTTCGTTTAGCACTTCACAATCCGACGCAGGAGGATCTGCAGAATCTGCAATTTTCGCTGTCGAAAGAATCTGTTCTTGAGCTCGAGCGCCTTCGGGCTGGAGAACGCCGTGATGTCGGCGTGCCACTTTTTATGAAAGAGCCCGGAATTTATAAACTTCCGCGCTTAAGCATCTCGTCGGACTTTCCTTATCACTTTTCGCGCAGCTGGAAGAAGCACCAACTCGAGATTTCGGTTTGTGTCTTCCCGGCTCGCCGCGGTTCCCTGCAATTTCCGGCTGCGGCCTATACCTCGCGCAATGCAGAGAGTTTGAATCTGGATGATTTCAAAGGTCATCGCGAATACCAAGAAAGCGACTCGCCTCGGAGCATTGACTGGAAGGTCACCGCGCGCGTTCAAGAACTCATGGTGAAAGAATACGATCCGCACACATCGCGAAAACTCACTCTACGCTGGGAAGACTGTGCGCAGACTTCAGATGCTGATAAAAAATCACAGTTGAGCCTTTGGCTTGATCTCGCGGAAAAAAATAACTTTGAATATGCCTTGGAACTTCCGACTCGTTATATTGGCTATTCACGCGGACCTCAGCACCGCAGTGAATGCCTGAGGGCGCTCTTATGAATTCATGGCGCCTGCTGATCGGACTTGGCATCGGTATCTTTATGGTGGGGCTCGAGGTTGAATCCTGGGTTCTTTCGGTCTGTTTGTTTTTTCTTGCCTGGAAAAGCTCGATCGAATTGTGGCATATGCAAAAGCCACCGCGCTGGTTTATCAATGCTCTTGTGATGGTCTTTCTGTCAATTCTTTGGTTTCGCTACAAGACCATCTTCGGCCAGGATGCATCTTCAAGTTTCCTGATTATTCTAACAAGCCTCAAACTTCTTGAAGAGCGGACACTGCGTGATCAGAAGTTTTTATTTCTCTTAGGCTTCGTGCTGATCTCGGCACTGTTCTTGTTCTCGATCGAAGCGCCGTCACTCGTTGGCGGTATCGCGTGCTTCTTCTTCTTGTGGAGCGCTCAAGGCCGCGAAATCAAATATTCATCGGTGTTTTTAAAATCCCTGCCGCTGGCTCTGTTTTTATTCTTGTTTTTCCCACGCGTGCAGAATCCTTTTGGCTTGCAAGGCCTCACGTCGACTCAGGGATCCACCGGCTTTTCGGATGATTTAAATCCAGGCAGCATTTCACGCATTCAAAATTCCAAAGAAGTTGCCTTCCGTGTGCAATTTATCGGCGACAAGAAATACCGCCCGCATGATCAGTACTGGCGCGGCCAGGTTCTGACTCTATCAGACGGTTTGCGCTGGATGAAGCCGACCGTCCCGACAATTGAGCGCGTTTTCGAAAGACTGCCAAGAGCCGACTATGAGGTCGCCCTGGAACCGCAGGGCAAGCGCTGGCTTTTTGTTTGGGAACCCACCAGCGGCATTCAAACCGCGCGCACGCCCTTTGTTTTAAAACGCGGTCAGTATTATGAAAGTGTTGCACCGATCTATGAGCGCCTAACCTATCAAGGCCGTATTGGCGATGATTCAGGTATAGCGAAAGCAGAAAAATCTGATTTGCAGGTCCCACAAGTAAGCGTCAGAATTCAAGAACTTGTAAAAGAGTTTATCGCAGGCTCTCCTCATCGCGAAGCCATCAGCGAAAAGATCCTCGCCTATTTCAAGGACCAAAAGTTCACTTACACCAAATCTCCAGGAACTGCGAGCTCTTCTCTGGATGCTTTTCTTTTTGAAGGCAAGAAAGGCTACTGCGAACACTATGCCGCGACTTTTGCAACCTTGCTGAGGCTTGCCGGCGTTCCTGCCCGTGTGGTGACCGGTTATCAAGGAGGCGAGTACAACACTTACGGCCGATTCTGGAAGTTCAGTCAATCCGATGCTCATGCATGGACTGAGTACTTGAACGAAGAAGGCAAATGGGTGCGCGTCGACCCAACAAGTGCTGTCGCTCCTGAGCGCCTCGAGCTTGGTGGTGTGATGTTTGAAGACCTCCCGGAAGAGTGGATCGGTCAAAACAAAGCCCAGGACTATTTAAAGACCCGCGAGGCCTGGTGGATTCAAGCCCGTGAGACGGTTTTACAAAGTATCGAGAGCCTCAATTATGAATTGGTTTTGTTCTTGATTGATTTCAATCTCGAAAAGCAAAAAGAAATCTTCGCGGAATACCGCTTCTGGGTTCTTGGTGCCGGCGTTTTGCTGATTGGCTTATTCCTTTTCCAATCCTTCTATCGCCGCGACCGCCGCACCTATGCCGAATGGTTGCTCGACGAGCTTGAGAAAAAAGCCGCACGCACGAACTTATATCGCGAATCTTCGGAAACTCTGAGGCAGTTTGTAAATCGCTGGGAGCAATCGCGGCCAGATCTGCACGAAAACCTTG
The sequence above is drawn from the Bdellovibrionales bacterium genome and encodes:
- a CDS encoding MFS transporter; this translates as MAGFFPLFFQKYWSAGADSTLTTNRLGTAISVSSLVIAMLSPILGAVADLRSHKKLYLFLFMLLGVVSCGWLYFIGQGDWWPAILAYGISMMAFNASCVFYDSLLPYVAEGRKLDYASSVGYALGYLGGGILFLINVIMLLFPEKFGFEGKEGAVKFSFLTVSVWWFIFTFPLMKNVPEPRSEFKGSFGQMMSLSFASLLRTMKDLVRHKNLFYFVLSYWLFIDGVYTVMTMAVDYGVAIGLGAQNLMIALLITQFVGFPCAWAFGTVTHRFGLRKPILMCVGAYAITVVLATQMSKDWHFYVLAIFIGMFQGGMQSLSRSFFAQMIPRESSGEYFGLFNLVGKFASILGPLIVGWTVYLTGEHRYGMMGLLVLFLAGGALLWKVRELDA
- a CDS encoding nuclear transport factor 2 family protein, which encodes METTQTPQTRKARSVPKIPLPKTSRHLNNLLEWLAHPTTRNLKNVPHHYSRDAFFKDPFTEIYTAAEIQKYYEHTLSRLSDVRFVFENIMEEDKQAFVTWVMTARFMGREFSVQGTSHLKFDASGLCEYHRDYFDLSEEIYEQLPLLGYLFRGLKRVLN
- the queF gene encoding preQ(1) synthase, which translates into the protein MTKTRQKELKNFSLGSDKTEYPQTYSPELLEAFDNKNPGKVAWTSFVCTEFTSLCPKTGQPDFAKIFINYIADEKMVESKSLKLYLFSYRNHGDFHEDCVQKICDDLVKLMKPKYIEVIGEFTPRGGIAIYPFASYANKEKTFRSLYENRLAGYAPGKYSMELSKLY
- a CDS encoding DUF962 domain-containing protein, with amino-acid sequence MKSFAEFWPFYLQEHSNPTNRKLHFIGTSLVHLILIYAVVTQQWNLLWIVPVMGYGFAWVGHFIIEKNRPATFKHPLWSLMGDFKMFYLMLFGKLK
- a CDS encoding AAA family ATPase, producing MQDKIHHVINEASQILLDKNAEIEKSVICILAQGHLLIEDVPGVGKTTLVQLLSRLMGLQSSRVQFTNDLLPADVLGNMVYDNDKKDFSFHKGPVFAQLVLADELNRANPRTQSALLQAMEESEVTLDGEHYPLPEPFCLIATQNPRSQIGTSPLPESQLDRFLMSLELSHANPQAEMKIIQGMDAREKLKSVKAVLSAQDVIGIQKAVSEVHVSEKVAAYISALLQKSRQKGHVPLSIRAGMALAKAGRACAFLDKRDHVLPDDIQKIAIEVLAHRLGSIEGVAKGRGLAHELLREVAVLA
- a CDS encoding DUF58 domain-containing protein; amino-acid sequence: MPTLYGVAFGFVCLLLFGIGFASTNNAVYFLCFFMVALGSQSLILTNRTTDKVQIAQSSAEDFFADETGRLRLALHNPTQEDLQNLQFSLSKESVLELERLRAGERRDVGVPLFMKEPGIYKLPRLSISSDFPYHFSRSWKKHQLEISVCVFPARRGSLQFPAAAYTSRNAESLNLDDFKGHREYQESDSPRSIDWKVTARVQELMVKEYDPHTSRKLTLRWEDCAQTSDADKKSQLSLWLDLAEKNNFEYALELPTRYIGYSRGPQHRSECLRALL
- a CDS encoding DUF3488 domain-containing transglutaminase family protein; amino-acid sequence: MNSWRLLIGLGIGIFMVGLEVESWVLSVCLFFLAWKSSIELWHMQKPPRWFINALVMVFLSILWFRYKTIFGQDASSSFLIILTSLKLLEERTLRDQKFLFLLGFVLISALFLFSIEAPSLVGGIACFFFLWSAQGREIKYSSVFLKSLPLALFLFLFFPRVQNPFGLQGLTSTQGSTGFSDDLNPGSISRIQNSKEVAFRVQFIGDKKYRPHDQYWRGQVLTLSDGLRWMKPTVPTIERVFERLPRADYEVALEPQGKRWLFVWEPTSGIQTARTPFVLKRGQYYESVAPIYERLTYQGRIGDDSGIAKAEKSDLQVPQVSVRIQELVKEFIAGSPHREAISEKILAYFKDQKFTYTKSPGTASSSLDAFLFEGKKGYCEHYAATFATLLRLAGVPARVVTGYQGGEYNTYGRFWKFSQSDAHAWTEYLNEEGKWVRVDPTSAVAPERLELGGVMFEDLPEEWIGQNKAQDYLKTREAWWIQARETVLQSIESLNYELVLFLIDFNLEKQKEIFAEYRFWVLGAGVLLIGLFLFQSFYRRDRRTYAEWLLDELEKKAARTNLYRESSETLRQFVNRWEQSRPDLHENLEKLLAVYETSQYATGTPKLSAKDVRQILKGLK